One region of Trichosurus vulpecula isolate mTriVul1 chromosome 1, mTriVul1.pri, whole genome shotgun sequence genomic DNA includes:
- the LOC118833244 gene encoding glutamine synthetase-like translates to MDTSASSYLNKNIKQMYLNLPQGNKVLAMYIWIDGTGEGLRCKTRTLESEPKSIDELPEWNFVGSSTFQSEGSNSDMYLVPAALFRDPFRKDPNKLVFCEVFKYNRKPAETNLRHTCKRIMDMVANQKPWFGMEQEYTLMGTDGYPFGWPSNGFPGPQGPYYCGVGADKAYGRDIAEAHDRACLYAGVKIAGRNADVMPAQWELQIGPCEGIEMGDHLWIACFILRGVCEDFGMIVTFYPKPIPGNWNGAGCHTNFSTKAMREENGLKFIEEAIERLSKRHKYHIQAYDPKVGLDNACRLTGFHETSNINEFSTGVANHSASIQIPQMVGQNKNGYFENRRPSANCDPYSVTEALIRTCLLNETGEEPFQYKN, encoded by the coding sequence ATGGACACCTCAGCCAGTTCTTACCTGAACAAAAATATCAAGCAGATGTACCTGAACCTGCCTCAAGGGAACAAAGTCCTGGCCATGTACATTTGGATCGATGGAACTGGCGAGGGACTTCGCTGTAAAACTCGGACCCTAGAGAGTGAACCAAAGAGCATCGATGAACTACCTGAATGGAATTTTGTTGGCTCTAGCACTTTTCAGTCAGAAGGCTCTAACAGTGACATGTACCTTGTTCCTGCTGCTCTGTTCCGAGACCCCTTCCGAAAGGACCCTAACAAACTGGTTTTCTGTGAAGTTTTCAAGTATAACCGCAAGCCTGCAGAGACCAATTTGAGGCATACCTGTAAGCGGATAATGGATATGGTGGCCAACCAGAAACCCTGGTTTGGTATGGAGCAAGAGTATACTCTCATGGGAACAGATGGATACCCTTTTGGTTGGCCTTCCAATGGGTTCCCTGGGCCCCAGGGTCCATATTACTGTGGTGTGGGAGCTGATAAAGCCTATGGAAGAGATATAGCAGAAGCTCATGACCGTGCTTGTCTATATGCTGGAGTCAAAATTGCAGGGAGAAATGCTGACGTAATGCCAGCTCAGTGGGAGCTCCAGATAGGACCCTGTGAAGGGATTGAAATGGGAGATCACCTCTGGATTGCCTGCTTCATCCTCCGTGGAGTGTGTGAAGATTTTGGAATGATTGTAACGTTTTATCCCAAACCAATTCCTGGGAACTGGAATGGAGCTGGTTGCCATACTAACTTCAGTACCAAGGCCATGAGAGAAGAGAATGGTCTAAAGTTTATTGAAGAAGCCATTGAGAGACTAAGTAAGAGACACAAGTATCACATCCAAGCTTATGACCCCAAGGTGGGTCTGGACAATGCCTGTCGCCTGACAGGTTTCCATGAGACATCCAACATCAACGAGTTCTCTACTGGTGTGGCCAACCACAGTGCCAGCATCCAGATTCCCCAGATGGTTGGGCAGAACAAAAATGGATACTTTGAAAATCGCCGTCCCTCTGCCAACTGTGACCCTTACTCAGTGACAGAGGCGCTTATCCGTACCTGTCTCCTCAATGAGACAGGAGAAGAACCCTTTCAGTACAAAAACTAA